TTCCGCCGAGCACCGTGCCGGCAACGGCCGCAGCGGCGTCTACGACGTTGAGGTGCGGTCCGAACGTCCCGACGGGACCGCCGCCGTCGTCGCCCTCTTCCGCGGACGCTCGCGCACCATCCCCAACCCCGCCCGGACACCGTCCGGCGCCTCGACCGAAGGCCGCCCATGAGAGCCCCCTCCGCTCCGATCAAGTCCGCCGCAGCCGATCCTTCGACGCTGGACCCGGAGGAACGCATGAGCCGGGACGAACTGGAGGCCCTCCAGTTGAAGCGTCTGAAGCAGACCGTCGCCTACGCGTACGAACGGGTTCCGCTGTACCGGCGCAAGTTCGACGACGCCGGCGTGCACCCCTCCGACCTGGGCGAACTGAGCGACCTCGCTCGGTTCCCGTACACCACGAAGGAGGACCTGCGCTCTACCTATCCGTTTGGCATGTTCGCCGTCCCGCAGCAGCAGGTGGCCCGCATCCACGCATCCTCCGGAACCACGGGGCGGCCCACCGTCGTCGGCTACACGGCCGGGGACCTGGACCGCTGGAGCTCCCTGGTGGCCCGTTCGCTGCGTGCCTCCGGAGTGCGTCAGGGATACAAGGTGCACAATGCCTACGGTTACGGTCTCTTCACCGGCGGGTTGGGGGCCCACTTCGGCGCGGAGAGACTCGGCTGCACGGTGATCCCCGTTTCCGGCGGGCAGACGGAGCGGCAGGCCCAGCTCATCGTGGACTTCGAACCGGACACCATCCTCTGCACGCCCACCTACCTGCTGGCCATTGCCGATGCGATTGCAGCGGCCGGCATCGATCCGCGCTCGACTTCGCTGAAGAACGCGGTTCTCGGGGCGGAGCCGTGGACCGAGGAAATGCGGCACGAACTCGAAACGCTGATGGACCTGGACGCGTGCGACATTTACGGACTCTCGGAAGTCATGGGGCCGGGCGTGGCCGGCGAGTGCGTGGAGAGCAAGGACGGGGCCCATATCTGGGAGGATCACTTCCGGCCGGAGATCATCGACCCGTTTGACGAGACCCGGGTCCTGGGCGACGGCGAACCGGGCGAGCTGGTTTTTACCTCCCTGACCAAGGAGGCGCTGCCGATCATCCGCTACCGGACCCATGACCTCACCCGCCTGCTGCCCGGCACTGCCCGGCCATCCATGCGCAGGATGGGACGCATCACCGGCCGCAGCGACGACATGATCATCCTGCGCGGCGTCAACCTCTTCCCCACCCAGATCGAGGAAATCGCCCTGCGCATCCCGGCCCTGAGCCCGCACTTCCAGCTCGAAATCACCCGCCCGGGACGCATGGATGAGCTCACGGTCCGGATCGAGCGCCGTGAGGATGCCACGACGCCGGACTCCGCGGCGGCGGCATCGGAGCTCGCCGCGCAGGTCAAGATCCACGTCGGTTCCTCCTGCCTCGTTGAGGTGGTCGACCCCGGGACGCTGGCACGCTCCAGCGGCAAGCTCCGCCGGATCTACGACCTGCGCCGCGGCACCGATACCGCCTCAGCGCAGTGAACCGCCCGTTGACGTGGGAAAATAGCGCCATGCCTGCCGCCGCCGGAGCTTCCTCCGAACCTGCTCCCGTTCCCGCTGCCGATGCTGGATCCGCCGCGTCCGCCGCCGCCGTCGGCCCTGCCTCCGACCCGGCGTCCGGGCCGCGCCGGGGCCGGCCGGGATACGACCAGCAGACAGTACTGAACGTGGCCGTGGACGTCTTCAACCGGCACGGCTATGAAGCCACGTCCATGGGAATCCTGGCCGAAAACCTGGGCATCACGAAGTCGGCGATCTACCACCATGTGCCGTCCAAGGGTGATCTGCTGCGCCTGGCGCTGGACTATGCGCTGGACGGGCTCGAGGCGGTGCTGGATGATCCGCGGGCTTCGGCCGGTGCCGCGGATGCCCGGCTGGAATTCGTGCTGCGCGGCACCATCGAGGTGCTGACGGAGCGACTGCCGTTCGTCACGCTGCTACTGCGGCTCCGGGGCAACACCGACGTTGAACGCAGTGCGTTGGCCCGGCGCCGGGAGTTCGACCACCGGGTGGCGGGACTCGTGGACGCGGCCCGGCGCGAGGGTTCGGTGCGGAGCGACATTGATCCGCGCACCACCACGCGCCTGCTGTTCGGCACCATCAACTCGATCGTGGAATGGTACAAACCCGGCGGTCCGCTGCCCGCGCAGAAGCTCGCGGACAACATCATCACCATGGTCTTTGACGGGTTGCACACCCGCCGCTCTTGAGGGCAGTGCTTTCCACTAAAAGACAGGTAGCCTCCCTGTCCCTGCCTTGAATCCGAAGCGCTTAGCCTGCTCTTACCGAAGCATCGTGCCGCGGCACGCGTATGTGAGGAGTATTCATGAAACTGCCTGCCCGGATCGCCGTTGCCTTTTTATGTTTTCTCGCCGTTGCGGCCTTTCTGGCCTTCGCATCGGACAACAAGGCATTGATCGGACTTCCTGGTGCCCTTTTCGTGGGCTACGTGTCCGCACAGACCTACCAGCACCGGCAGAGCCCCAACAAGTGAGCCGGAAGAGGAGGGTGGCGTTGTGGGCGACCCGGCGCGGCAGCTGCTGAGCCGGTCCGGCGTGCAAGGATGGGCGCATGATGTCGCCGGCAGAACAGCTCGTTGAGGGACCGCGCGGACGGCGCCTGTGCCTTGAACTTGCGGCCGAGCTGGATCCGGATATCCGCTCGGCGGTGTTCTGGCTGGGCTACGAACTCGACCCCGGGAAAGGAACTTCAACGGTATTGTTCGGCTCCGCCGGCCCCGGTGACCTGCCCTCGCCCGATCACCTCGCAGCCGGGATTCTGTCCCTGGATCTCCGCCGCCTGGATGGCGAACAGATCCAGGCGGCCCTCCAACGGTCCGTCGACACGGCACGGTACTGGCAGGAACCCGACGGTGAGGATGCGCTGGCCGCACTCCCGGTCATCCGCAACGCCCTTCACCACGTGGCTGAAGGGGCGCTGGGCGCACCGGCGGCACAGTGGTGGGGCCGACCCGGCCCGCCGGAACAGTGGGCCATCGACTGGCGGCCGGCGGAGGACCCGGCACCCCTGCCCCGGGATCCCCAAGGCACCCTGCAGAAGTGGGGCACAGCTGTCCGCACCGAGGAAGCGCTGGCCGCCAAGGACCGGCCGCAGGATCCGCGGGCACCTTTCAGCGGAAGCTGGTGGTCCATCCCGCTCGGGCTGGTCCGCACCGTCGGGCAGATTCCCGCCGGATTGAGCCTCGTCGAGGACTCGAGTGATGTGGAAGAAGCGACCGCAATTCCGGTTAGCGGCATCGGCAGGATCCTCCACATCCGCTCCCCCGAGGACTGGACTGCCCTGTGCCGTGCCTATCCGCTGGAGGTCACTGCCTCCCGCCGACATGACTGGTTTCGCACCACGGGACGCGCCGGCCGCTGGGTGATCCCGGACTGGGAACGCGCAGCAGGACAATGGGACGCCGTGCACCTGACTGTCCTGGGCTACCTCGGCAGTGCAGGGCATGCCCTCCCCGTCGACGCCGGCACCTCCTCAGTGATCGCAGGGTGGGACCCGGACAGCACCTTGTGGCTGACTGACCGCGTCCGAGAGAACGGCGGGCCTCGGCAGGTTTGGCGGCGGGAACAAATGGGTGACGTCTGGTTCCGTGTCAGCTGACCCTGTCCCCGGCCCCTGCAGGCCGGGACGTTAAGCGGCGGCCGGGACTAGGGATGGTACGGAGCCGCAGGAACGCGGGGGTGAGCATCGGAACCGCGGAGAGCACCAGCCCGACGGCGCCGACCAGGACGCCGGCGCGGACCCCCAGCGTTTCGCCGACGACGCCGGCCAGCAGGGCGCCCAGCGGAATCGAGCCGTACATCACCTGGGTATAGGCACCGGCGGAGCGGGTGAGTTCATCCCGCGGAATGAGCTGCTGGCGCATCGTCAGCGAGTAGACATTGGCGTTGCCCTCGCCGATACCACGCAGCAACATGACTGCAGCAATGACCCCCGCCATTGTCCATCCGGTTAACGGCCAGACCGGCAGCAACAGCGGAACCGCGCAGGAGAGCACCAGCGAAACGGCGAATGCCGGGCCAAGGCCTGCTTTGTCGGCCAGGCGGAGCGCAACCAGGGTGCCGAGCAGACCGCCGACACCGGCTCCGGCCAGCGCCAGGCCGTACGCACCAACACCGACGTCCTGCTGCTGCACCGCCCAGAGAATCAGGTTCAGCATCAGGATCTGTTCCGCCGCGTTATAGGTGGCCGCATGGACGGTCAAGGCGCGCAGATGGCGGTCACCGAACAGGATCCGCAGTCCGGTGAGGAGGGTGGGCCGCTTCTCCGGAACCGGGCTCCGGCTCTCCTCCCCCGCAGGCATCGAGGCCCTCGACGCCGGAGCCGCCGCAACGGCACGTTGTTCCCGGGGGCGGCTCGAGGCCACTCCCGCAGCGGAAGCCAGATGTCCAAGCATGGTGGCGATCAAGGCGCCGGGAGCACCCACCGCCGAGACCAGCAGACCGGCCAGCCCCGGGCCGCCGATTTCCGTAACGGTCCGAGTGGCTTGGACGGCACGGTTGGCCGGCGCGAGGTCCTGATCCGTAACGAGGGCGGGGACAAAGGCGAAGGCCGATAACCCGAAGATCAGGGCGCAGCAGCCGCTGAGGAAGGTGACTGCTGCCAGCAGGGGGACGCTGAGCCATCCCCCGGCCCAGGCCAGGGGAATCTGTGCCAGTAGCACGCATTGGGCAAGATCGGCCGCCACCATGGAGCGCCGCTGGTCCCGACCCTGCAGGAGATGGCCGGCCACCAGCGAGAACAACAGGTACGGCAGCGTGCCGGCCGCAGCGACAAGGCTGACCGCCGCCGGCCCGGCATCGAGGGCGATGGCTGTAACCAGCGGAACGGCGATGCCCGTGATCTGGGCGCCGGCACTGGCAGCGCCCTGCCCCAGCCAGTAGCGGCGGAAACTGCGGTCGGTGCGCAGCAGCACCCAGCTTGGGTCCTTCATACCGAGACCCTCCGCTGCACTGCGTTTGCGGAGGTGACGGGCAATAATGAAGGCATGTGCCGGATATGGAGACCCACTGCGACGAAGAATCGAGTCATGCGGTCGGGACGACGAGCCATCCTTGATCGCGCTGATGCGTGCATACCTGGGTCCCCTGCCGGCTTGTCCTTGTCCGTTGCTCCGGCATACGTTACCGGCAATCGACTATGAGCGGTAACACTTTGGAACAAAATGTTCCTGCGGACAGCGGATACCCGGAGCCGGGCGGGCGCGCACCGGCCCCTGCTCCCCTGCGGCTCCTCCAGGTGTTCGCCAATACTGCGGACCGGGAAGCCGGGAAGGACGCACTGGACAACCCCGGCGGACTGGCGGACTGGCTGGCCGGCTACGGGCTGGTCGGGGCAGGCACGCAGGCTACTGAGGAGGATCTTGCCCTGGCGCTCGACCTACGGGAGGGGCTGCGCTCCCTCTTCCTCACGCACCACGACGGCGGGGACCGCGCGGCTGCGCACGACGACGGCGGGCACCTGCACGGCACGCCGGCACCCGACGTCGCCACCGGCCTGCAGCGCCTTGACCGTGCCCTGGAGCAGCTTCCGGTTCGGGTCATGGTCGCCGGAGGAGAGCCGCGCGTCGAGCCGGTGCCCCAGCCTCCGGTGCGCGAAGCACTCGCCCGCATCGGTGCCGTCCTGGTCCATGCCGACCCGGCCCAGCTTCAGCGCCTGAAAGCGTGTCGCCGGGACGTCTGCCGCTGGGTCTTCTTCGACACTTCACGCAACCGGGGCGGAACCTGGTGCGCCATGGAGATCTGCGGCGCCCGCACGAAGATGCAGGCCTACCGCAAACGGAATGCCTAGCCCGAACTCCTGGCCCGCCCCCTTCCGGGGACTTACTTCTCCACCAGGGTCAGCACGTCGTAGGTAGCCACCAGTTCGTCGTTCTGGTTGGTCAGCACCGCGTCCCAGGCCACCTCGCCGTACCCGTCCGTTTCACGCGGCGTGATCTTCTTGGCGGTCAGCGTCACACGGATGGAGTCCCCCGCGGCCACCGGCGTCAGGAACCGCAGGTTTTCCAGTCCGTAGTTGGCCAGCACCGGCCCCGGCGCAGGATCCACGAACAGGCCCGCACCCCAGGACAGCAGCAGGTAGCCGTGCGCCACGATGCCCGGGAAAAACGGATTCGCCTCCGCGGCTGCGGCGTCCGTGTGGGCGTAGAACGTGTCCCCGGTGGTCTCCGCAAAAGCGGCGATGTCCTCAAGGGTCACTTCCCGCAGATCCGACCGCACGGCGTCGCCCACCCGCAGCTCACTGAGGTGCTTGCGGAACGGATGTCCGGCGTCGAACCGGCGGTCCGCCCCCGGATGCCAGATACCGGTGAGGGCGGTGAGCATATTGGGTGAGCCCTGCACCGCGGTGCGCTGCATGTAATGCCGCACCGCACGGATGCCACCCAGCTCCTCGCCGCCGCCGGCACGGCCCGGACCGCCGTGCACCAGGTGGGGCACGGGCGAACCGTGCCCGGTGGAGGAACGGGCGTCTTCGCGGTTCAGGAACAATACCCGACCGTGGTGTCCGGCGATGCCGGTAAGCACTTCCCGGGCCACGTCCGGGTCATTGGTGCATACCGTAGCGACCAGCGATCCTCCGCCCCGCGCGGCCAGCCGGACGGCGTCGGCGACGTCGGTGTAGCCCACCATCGAGGCCACGGGGCCGAACGCTTCGATATTGTGCAGGGCATCCGCGTCGTTGTCCGGCCAGGTCAGCAGCAGCGGCTCCATGAAGGCGCCGTCCGGCGAGGTTCCCTCGCTTCCGTCGGCACGGACGACGTCGGGGGCGTCCAACGACCCCAGCGCCAGCTGCGCGCCGGCCGCCAGCATCCGCTGCACCGCTTCCCGGACGCCGTCGAGCTGCTCCCGGGAGGCCAGGGCACCCATGGTCACGTTTTCGGCACGCGGATCGCCCAGGACCACGCGCCCGCGGATGCGCTCCCCGGCCGCGGCAACCACATCATCGACCAGCCCGGCAGGGACGATGGCCCGGCGGATTGCGGTGCATTTCTGGCCGGCCTTGGCCGTGATCTCGGTGACCAGGGAGCGGATGAAGGCGTCAAACTCGGGGGTACCGGGAACGGCGTCCGGACCCAGGATCGCCGCGTTCAACGAATCCGTTTCCGCCGTGAAACGGACACCTCCTACGGCGATCTGCGGATGGGCACGCAGGCGTTCGGCGGTGGAGGCCGAGCCGGTGAAGGAGACCATGTCCCGGTAATCGAGGTGGTCCGGGAGGTCCCGCGCGGAACCGGAAATCAGCTGCAGGGATCCGGCGGGAAGGATGCCCGAGTCCACGATCATCCGCACGGCCGCTGCGGTGATGTACCCGGTGGGGCTGGCGGGCTTGACGATGCTCGGCACCCCGGCGAGGAATGCCGGGGCCAGTTTTTCCAGCATGCCCCAGACCGGAAAGTTGAAGGCGTTGATCTGCACTGCGACGCCCGGGATCCGGGTGTAGATGTGCTCACCGAGGAACGAGCCGTCCTTGGCGAGCTGTTCCACGGCGCCGTCAATGATCGCGGTGGAGTTCGGCAGTTCGCGGCGGCCCTTGGAACCGTAGGCAAACAGGACGCCGATCCCGCCGTCAATGTCCACCAGGGAATCGGTCCGGGTGGCGCCGCTGCGGGCGGACACGGCGTACAGCTCATCGCGTTGCGCATTGAGGTGCACTGCGAGTTCCTTGAGCAGCAGGGCCCGCTGGTGGAAGGTGGACTTCCCCAGTTCGGCCTGCCCTACGGTTCGGGCATAGTGGACGACGGCGGCGGTGTCCAGACCCTCACTGCTGACCAGCGCCAGCAGCTCGCCGGTGCTGGCATCGTGCACTTCGGTTCCGCGGACTCCTGCGGGATCCGGTGTCCACCAGGACCCCCGAACGTAGCTGGGAACGGTTTCGACGTCGATGGCGGTGGCCGTCATTTCGCTGCCTTTCGAAACGGGAAGAAACCGCAGCCGTCCTCCTGCAGGCGTCACTGCCGCGGGATTACTGACCATGCGGTCGGTATATCGACACCCTAGCCGAAAGCGGCCCTTCCCACACCCGTTGGACTTTAAATACTGCTGCCGTGCCGACATGGTGTACCTCTGGTTGCCGCGGGTCCCTCCCCTGCGCCAGACTCGTGCCCTCGAACGTTTGCAGCACCCCCGCTAAGGAGCACGAGATGAGCCCCAAACCGCTGCTGTCCCGACGTCTGGCTGTCCTGGCAGTGACTACCACTGCCCTCCTGGCCGGAGGTGCTGCCCCGGCCAGCGCCGGCGGTGCCCACGGGCCCGATTCCCGCGGCGGGCATACGGTTGAGCACCGCGGCGGGCACGGGTACGGCGGCGGACACGGGCATGGGGGTGGGCACGGCGGCGGGCACGGGTACGGCGGCGGACACGGGCATGGGGGTGGGCACGGCGGCGGGCACGGTCGGGGGCACGGCAGTGTCGACTACGTGGCGTTCGGTGACTCCTATGCCTCCGGCTTCGGCGGCGGCCCCGTACTGGACACCTGCGGCCGGACGGCACAGGGCTACCCCGTGCTTCTGGACGCCCTGGACCGGGTAGAGCTGGACGGTAATGTCACCTGTTCGGGCGCCACTGCTCTCACAACCCCGCCCGACGCTCCGGTGGACCTTCCCGAGCAGATCGACGACGCCGCTGCCCGGGGCCTGCTGAATCGAAAGACGGACACCGTCACCGTGACCATCGGCGGCGATGACGTCCGGTTCGCTTCGGTGGTAGCCGCCTGCGCCGGGGCACAGCTGCCGGCCACCTGCGCCCCTGCCATCGATCAAGCTGCCGCTTACGCACAGACCGTCCTGGCACCACAGCTGGCAGCGGAGTTTGCCCGGATCGCTGAACTGGCTCCAAGGGCAACCCTGGTGGTGACGGGGTATCCGTACCTGTTTGAGCCCGGAACCCCCGGACCGCTCAGTACCGAGGCGCAGGCCCTCTTTACACGGGGTACCGATGCCTTGAACACGGTCATCGCGGAACAGGTTCCGGACAACGGGGTGTTCGTGGACGTGGTGGATGAGTTCGCCGGGCACGGCGTAGGGTCCACGGATTCCTGGATCATCTTCGATCTCCTAAGCCCGTACAACCTGCATCCCACGGAGACGGGATACCGGGAGGGCTACACCGCGGCCATCCTCGAGGACGCGGGCAGCGAGTTCGGGGTCGGCTGCCGCGGACGGCGCTAGACGCGGATGCCGCCGGGCGGCACCTCCCGGCCCAGAACCTCCCGTCCGGGCCGCCGTCAGGAGACCGGCAGCGGAACCGCGTGGCCGAACCGGAAGAGGTTCTGCGGATCGTAGGCGGCCTTGGCCGCCTGCAGCCGCCCGAAAACCTCCGGATCCCACGCAGGCCGGGCGCCTGCCTCCGTGCGTGCCGGTCCGCTGAGGTTGACCAGCGCGCCGGCAGCGTAGGGGCCGACGACGACGTCGAGCCGATCGAGGGCGGCTGCTGTGGCGTCCGCAGCCGGCGGGACGTTGAGTCCCACGGAGTAGAGGTTGAAGGCTGCCTCCCGGCCTGACACCGCATCCTCGAACGGAGGATCCAGAGCCAGTGATCCGCCCATCAACCGGATTTCCGTCATCATCAGCGGAGTATACGAACCCGGCCCCACCTGGCCCAGCACTCCGGCCGCCAGTTCATCGGGCAGCTCGGCCAGCAGGGTCCCGCGGTCCAGGGCGGGCACCGGTTCGTCCGGATCCATGTGGATGCTGCCCACTGCCCCGTAGTCCATCGGTCCGGCCGTATCCATGAAGGGCGCGGAGACATGCCGCATGGGTTCCAGCAGCGTGTCGCCCTCTTCCCGGCTGCCGAACACCGCGAACCGCAGGTGCACCGGCGCGGTACCGCGCAGTTCCTCGGGCAGGAAAGGGGCATCCGGCAGGTGCAGGAAGGCCAGGGACGCTGAAACATTTGTCGGCAGCTGGGGTGTCCAGGCACGGAAGGCGGCCAGGGCCTCCGGGCCGGCATCTTCCGGGTACATGATGCCGCCGCCGTAAAATTCCCGGAACGGGGTCAACCCGAGCGTCATGGCCGTGATGACGCCGAAGTTGCCCTTGCCGCCGCGCAGTGCCGCGAACAACCCGGCGTCCTCGGCGCTGCCTGCTTCGAGGTGCCTCAGGCTGCCGTCGGGGGTCACAACATCTATGGCCTGCACGTGGTCGCTGGCGAATCCCAGCGCCCGGCCCATCAGCGGCAGCCCCCCGCCGGACGCGTAGCCCACCACTCCCACCGTTCCGGAGGAGCCGTGCGGGCCCGTAAGCCCGAGCAGCACGGTCTTCTCCAGCACCGAGCGCCAGCTGACGCCGGCACCCACGGTGACCGTGCCTGCGTCGGAGTCCACCGCCAGGTCCTGCAGCCGGGACGTGTTGATCAGCAGGCCCTCGTCCATGGCGGCGGCAGCACCGTGGCCGGTTGCCTGCATCCCGACGGGGATGCCCCGCTCAGCGGCCCAGCGGACGGCGTTCTGTACATCCTCGACGTCGGCTGCACCGAGCACGGCATCGGGATGCTGGATCAACGAGGGGTTGAAGCCGGCGGTGTCTACGGCGTACCCGGGCTCCCCTGGACTGTTCAGCGGACCATGGACAACGCTGCGCAGGGTTTCGAGGTCGGCTGCCTGGATCATCTTCGGCTCCTTGTGGGCGGGTGTCCGCGGCCGCCGGTCCAGCGGACCGGAGATGCTGACAAAAAATGCTAGGCATCGATGTGCTTCCCTGCCTAGCCCCGCCGGACAGTTTCCGCTAGCTCCCGAGCACCTCCGCCAGATCGAACTTCACCGGCTCCTCCAGCTGCTCATAGGTGCAGGATTCGGGCGTCCGGTCCTGCCGCCAGCGGGAAAACTGGGCCACATGGCGGAACCGCTCCCCCTCCATGTGGTCGTAGCGCACCTCCACTACCCGTTCCGGGCGCAGCGGTACGAAAGAGAAGTCCTTTTTCCCGCTCCAGCGGCTGCCCTCGGAGTTGCGCGGGGTGCGCGTGCCCTTCTCCTGCTCCCCCTCGGCCCAGGGGTGTCCGTCCTCGACGGCGACCAGCGGCTGGAGTTCCTCGAACAGTTCCCGGCGGCGGTCCATCGGGAAGGAACTTGCTGCGCCCACGTTCACCAACACGCCGTCGTCGTTGTAGAGCCCCAGCAGCAGGGAGCCGATCAGATCGGGGCCGGATTTGTGCACCCGGTAGCCGGCGAGCACACAGTCCGCAGTGCGTTCGTGCTTGAGCTTGGCCATCGTGCGCTTGTTCGGCGCGTACGGGCCGTCCAGCGGTTTGGCCACCACGCCGTCCAGGCCGGCACCTTCAAAACGGCCGAACCAGTCCTGCGCCTGGTCGGCGTCGTCGGTGGCGGCGGTGACGGACACCGGTGCCTGTGCCGTTTTCAGCGCCTGGACCAGGGCCTCCCGGCGTTCGGAGAACGGCC
This genomic stretch from Arthrobacter sp. zg-Y1110 harbors:
- a CDS encoding CGNR zinc finger domain-containing protein — its product is MSGNTLEQNVPADSGYPEPGGRAPAPAPLRLLQVFANTADREAGKDALDNPGGLADWLAGYGLVGAGTQATEEDLALALDLREGLRSLFLTHHDGGDRAAAHDDGGHLHGTPAPDVATGLQRLDRALEQLPVRVMVAGGEPRVEPVPQPPVREALARIGAVLVHADPAQLQRLKACRRDVCRWVFFDTSRNRGGTWCAMEICGARTKMQAYRKRNA
- a CDS encoding ATP-dependent DNA ligase produces the protein MDLPVMPPVAPMLAKSVSALPRGDYLYEPKWDGFRSIIFRDGDDVEIGSRNEKPMTRYFPEIVEALKANLPERCVLDGEIVMVAPDGKRLDFELLQQRIHPAASRVKLLAEETPARFVAFDLLALGDVDYRDRPFSERREALVQALKTAQAPVSVTAATDDADQAQDWFGRFEGAGLDGVVAKPLDGPYAPNKRTMAKLKHERTADCVLAGYRVHKSGPDLIGSLLLGLYNDDGVLVNVGAASSFPMDRRRELFEELQPLVAVEDGHPWAEGEQEKGTRTPRNSEGSRWSGKKDFSFVPLRPERVVEVRYDHMEGERFRHVAQFSRWRQDRTPESCTYEQLEEPVKFDLAEVLGS
- the paaK gene encoding phenylacetate--CoA ligase PaaK, producing MRAPSAPIKSAAADPSTLDPEERMSRDELEALQLKRLKQTVAYAYERVPLYRRKFDDAGVHPSDLGELSDLARFPYTTKEDLRSTYPFGMFAVPQQQVARIHASSGTTGRPTVVGYTAGDLDRWSSLVARSLRASGVRQGYKVHNAYGYGLFTGGLGAHFGAERLGCTVIPVSGGQTERQAQLIVDFEPDTILCTPTYLLAIADAIAAAGIDPRSTSLKNAVLGAEPWTEEMRHELETLMDLDACDIYGLSEVMGPGVAGECVESKDGAHIWEDHFRPEIIDPFDETRVLGDGEPGELVFTSLTKEALPIIRYRTHDLTRLLPGTARPSMRRMGRITGRSDDMIILRGVNLFPTQIEEIALRIPALSPHFQLEITRPGRMDELTVRIERREDATTPDSAAAASELAAQVKIHVGSSCLVEVVDPGTLARSSGKLRRIYDLRRGTDTASAQ
- a CDS encoding FAD-binding oxidoreductase; protein product: MIQAADLETLRSVVHGPLNSPGEPGYAVDTAGFNPSLIQHPDAVLGAADVEDVQNAVRWAAERGIPVGMQATGHGAAAAMDEGLLINTSRLQDLAVDSDAGTVTVGAGVSWRSVLEKTVLLGLTGPHGSSGTVGVVGYASGGGLPLMGRALGFASDHVQAIDVVTPDGSLRHLEAGSAEDAGLFAALRGGKGNFGVITAMTLGLTPFREFYGGGIMYPEDAGPEALAAFRAWTPQLPTNVSASLAFLHLPDAPFLPEELRGTAPVHLRFAVFGSREEGDTLLEPMRHVSAPFMDTAGPMDYGAVGSIHMDPDEPVPALDRGTLLAELPDELAAGVLGQVGPGSYTPLMMTEIRLMGGSLALDPPFEDAVSGREAAFNLYSVGLNVPPAADATAAALDRLDVVVGPYAAGALVNLSGPARTEAGARPAWDPEVFGRLQAAKAAYDPQNLFRFGHAVPLPVS
- the paaZ gene encoding phenylacetic acid degradation bifunctional protein PaaZ; the encoded protein is MTATAIDVETVPSYVRGSWWTPDPAGVRGTEVHDASTGELLALVSSEGLDTAAVVHYARTVGQAELGKSTFHQRALLLKELAVHLNAQRDELYAVSARSGATRTDSLVDIDGGIGVLFAYGSKGRRELPNSTAIIDGAVEQLAKDGSFLGEHIYTRIPGVAVQINAFNFPVWGMLEKLAPAFLAGVPSIVKPASPTGYITAAAVRMIVDSGILPAGSLQLISGSARDLPDHLDYRDMVSFTGSASTAERLRAHPQIAVGGVRFTAETDSLNAAILGPDAVPGTPEFDAFIRSLVTEITAKAGQKCTAIRRAIVPAGLVDDVVAAAGERIRGRVVLGDPRAENVTMGALASREQLDGVREAVQRMLAAGAQLALGSLDAPDVVRADGSEGTSPDGAFMEPLLLTWPDNDADALHNIEAFGPVASMVGYTDVADAVRLAARGGGSLVATVCTNDPDVAREVLTGIAGHHGRVLFLNREDARSSTGHGSPVPHLVHGGPGRAGGGEELGGIRAVRHYMQRTAVQGSPNMLTALTGIWHPGADRRFDAGHPFRKHLSELRVGDAVRSDLREVTLEDIAAFAETTGDTFYAHTDAAAAEANPFFPGIVAHGYLLLSWGAGLFVDPAPGPVLANYGLENLRFLTPVAAGDSIRVTLTAKKITPRETDGYGEVAWDAVLTNQNDELVATYDVLTLVEK
- a CDS encoding TetR/AcrR family transcriptional regulator, with the translated sequence MPAAAGASSEPAPVPAADAGSAASAAAVGPASDPASGPRRGRPGYDQQTVLNVAVDVFNRHGYEATSMGILAENLGITKSAIYHHVPSKGDLLRLALDYALDGLEAVLDDPRASAGAADARLEFVLRGTIEVLTERLPFVTLLLRLRGNTDVERSALARRREFDHRVAGLVDAARREGSVRSDIDPRTTTRLLFGTINSIVEWYKPGGPLPAQKLADNIITMVFDGLHTRRS
- a CDS encoding MFS transporter, giving the protein MKDPSWVLLRTDRSFRRYWLGQGAASAGAQITGIAVPLVTAIALDAGPAAVSLVAAAGTLPYLLFSLVAGHLLQGRDQRRSMVAADLAQCVLLAQIPLAWAGGWLSVPLLAAVTFLSGCCALIFGLSAFAFVPALVTDQDLAPANRAVQATRTVTEIGGPGLAGLLVSAVGAPGALIATMLGHLASAAGVASSRPREQRAVAAAPASRASMPAGEESRSPVPEKRPTLLTGLRILFGDRHLRALTVHAATYNAAEQILMLNLILWAVQQQDVGVGAYGLALAGAGVGGLLGTLVALRLADKAGLGPAFAVSLVLSCAVPLLLPVWPLTGWTMAGVIAAVMLLRGIGEGNANVYSLTMRQQLIPRDELTRSAGAYTQVMYGSIPLGALLAGVVGETLGVRAGVLVGAVGLVLSAVPMLTPAFLRLRTIPSPGRRLTSRPAGAGDRVS
- a CDS encoding SGNH/GDSL hydrolase family protein, with product MSPKPLLSRRLAVLAVTTTALLAGGAAPASAGGAHGPDSRGGHTVEHRGGHGYGGGHGHGGGHGGGHGYGGGHGHGGGHGGGHGRGHGSVDYVAFGDSYASGFGGGPVLDTCGRTAQGYPVLLDALDRVELDGNVTCSGATALTTPPDAPVDLPEQIDDAAARGLLNRKTDTVTVTIGGDDVRFASVVAACAGAQLPATCAPAIDQAAAYAQTVLAPQLAAEFARIAELAPRATLVVTGYPYLFEPGTPGPLSTEAQALFTRGTDALNTVIAEQVPDNGVFVDVVDEFAGHGVGSTDSWIIFDLLSPYNLHPTETGYREGYTAAILEDAGSEFGVGCRGRR